A genomic stretch from Ficedula albicollis isolate OC2 chromosome 4A, FicAlb1.5, whole genome shotgun sequence includes:
- the RBM41 gene encoding RNA-binding protein 41, whose amino-acid sequence MCFEQCCLTDCACAVVVCPRVNSSLSSDELLLEDLETEGERQLKSLLHHQLDTTVSIEQCKSKRRCFAPAAFYKPFGEEAAGALTLSQFQALQESDKETSSLRELGLSDSEILLWKNRASARKGSGLGAAPEATQERLDAIQEKLEERRRILALPQRFAGSKQLSRREMEIENALFQGTDRHSFLRALYHQDDTQKKGTDEKDPMVHLESVYQELLSKKCPEKVQSATSDPCMSPAPQGAVTEDSSLPDQEEQAEQTASPSVSATKPHQSPPRPVVIKEPVEFVPEEEILKNRLSEEELRKIPRFSSYHPGEPSRVLYLKNLAPRVTVKDLVSLFARFQKEDSPLIQFRLLSGRMRDQAFITFPDTESAQSALQLLNGYQLQGKPLVIAFGKSRKHLPEDDSAIPSSSAAENPPAT is encoded by the exons ATGTGTTTTGAGCAGTGTTGCCTTACTGattgtgcctgtgctgtggttGTGTGCCCCAGGGTGAACAGCAGCCTGTCCAGTGATGAGCTTCTCCTGGAAGACTTGGAGACAGAAGGAGAGAGGCAGCTGAAAAGCCTCCTTCACCACCAGCTTGACACCACTGTCTCCATCGAGCA GTGCAAGTCAAAGCGGAGATGCTTTGCCCCTGCAGCTTTTTACAAACCTTTTGGGGAGGAGGCTGCGGGGGCTTTGACCCTGTCACAGTTCCAGGCCCTGCAGGAGAGTGACAAAGAAACCTCCTCTCTCCGGGAGCTGGGGCTCTCTGACTCGGAGATTCTGCTCTGGAAGAACCGGGCTTCAGCAAGGAAG GGCTCCGGGCTGGGGGCAGCCCCCGAGGCCACGCAGGAGCGGCTGGACGCCAtccaggagaagctggaggagcGCCGGCGCATCCTGGCGCTGCCGCAGAGGTTTGCGGGCAGCAAGCAGCTGAGCCGGCGGGAGATGGAGATCGAGAACGCCCTTTTCCAGGGAACAGACAGACACTCCTTCCTCCGGGCCCTCTACCACCAAG ATGACACTCAGAAGAAGGGAACAGATGAAAAGGACCCCATGGTTCATCTGGAGAGTGTTTACCAAGAGCTGCTGAGCAAGAAATGCCCTGAAAAAGTCCAGTCTGCTACAAGTGACCCCTGcatgtccccagccccacagggggCTGTGACTGAGGACTCATCACTTCCAGACCAGGAGGAGCAAGCAGAACAGACAGCAAGTCCCAGTGTTTCTGCAACAAAGCCCCACCAGTCCCCTCCAAGGCCTGTGGTTATCAAAGAGCCAGTCGAGTTCGTCCCAGAAGAGGAGATCCTCAAGAACCGCCTCTCAGAGGAAGAACTGCGGAAAATACCCAGGTTCTCATCCTACCATccaggggagcccagcagg GTGCTGTATTTGAAGAACCTGGCCCCCCGAGTGACAGTGAAGGACCTGGTGTCCTTGTTTGCTCGGTTCCAGAAGGAGGACAGCCCACTGATCCAGTTCCGCCTCCTGAGCGGCAGGATGAGGGATCAGGCCTTCATCACCTTCCCTG ACACGGAGTCAGCCCAGagtgccctgcagctgctgaacgGGTACCAGCTGCAGGGGAAGCCCCTGGTGATCGcctttgggaaaagcaggaagcaTTTGCCAGAGGATGActctgccatccccagctcctctgctgcagagaacCCTCCTGCCACGTGA
- the PIH1D3 gene encoding protein PIH1D3, producing MDMDSVFSGSSLQSLAKLLRDAPEEEDDDYDDVPCCSVGAMTPGSVGPVKKETTSTFQVKSENKKTIWNTEEVPEGSEFDDTWDPREKPEYEISFKQHVGTEDVFFGMTGKDPSTACCEDIVIKIKLPETKYSDITLDIQDKVLDLRTPKKKLLLHLPYPVNSKEGRARFLSEEEILEVTLRVSRKFDLINFSDG from the exons ATGGATATGGACAGTGTGTTCTcaggctcctctctgcagagccttgcCAAACTGCTGCGTGATGCTCCagaagaggaggatgatgatTATGATGATGTG CCGTGCTGTTCTGTTGGTGCCATGACTCCTGGGAGTGTTGGACCAGTAAAGAAAGAGACCACCA GTACTTTTCAAGTGaaatctgaaaacaagaaaaccattTGGAATACAGAGGAGGTCCCAGAAGGATCTGAATTTGATGATACCTGGGACCCTAGAGAAAAGCCAGA GTATGAGATTTCATTCAAGCAGCACGTGGGAACAGAGGATGTCTTCTTTGGGATGACTGGGAAAGACCCCTCCACTGCCTGCTGTGAAGATATAGTg ATTAAAATCAAGCTGCCAGAGACAAAGTACTCAGACATCACATTAGACATCCAGGACAAGGTTCTTGACCTTCGAACTCCCAAAAA gaagctgctgctgcacctccccTACCCTGTGAACAGCAAGGAGGGTAGAGCTcgttttctctctgaagaggAGATCCTGGAAGTCACCTTGAGAGTATCAAGGAAGTTTGATCTCATAAATTTTTCTGATGgatag
- the NUP62CL gene encoding nucleoporin-62 C-terminal-like protein isoform X2, with amino-acid sequence MTSDSSCMESVVRIGHKPGQVRIPLKGGFCCQQVVREKASCGLEWMCVSSRLASFLFFPRANTPKVNFGASTATSAPGITGGFSFGAPAATSTPSSQAAAPSGFTFGSAATSSSSSAPSGTTGGFTFSSGTTTQAGTAGFGIGAAAPQAAPAAPTFGTAPAAAATTSTATLGAATPSAAPFSLGGQPTGLTFGALPSTAATSTTTATLTTSTSQAPTLSFGSKLGVTSTAATTASTTSTTSVLGSTGPSLFASSSAPASSTSTTGLSLGATSTGSTGTASLGTLGFGLKVPGTTPATTSTATGTTSASGFPLNLKPLTTTGAIGAVTSTAATTTTTTTSAPPVMTYAQLESLINKWSLELEDQEKHFLHQATQVNAWDRMLIENGEKITSLHREVEKVKVDQKRLDQELDFILSQQKELEDLLTPLEESVKEQSGTIYLQHADEERERTYKLAENIDAQLKRMAQDLKDIIDHLNTSGGPADTSDPLQQICKILNAHMDSLQWIDQNSAVLQRKVEEVTKVCESRRKEQERSFRITFD; translated from the exons ATGACAAGTGACAGCAGCTGCATGGAGTCTGTTGTCAGAATTGGACACAAGCCTGGCCAGGTGCGCATCCCTTTGAAAGGAGGTTTCTGCTGTCAGCAAGTGGTCAGGGAGAAAGCCAGCTGTGGGCTTGAGTGGATGTGTGTCTCAAGCAGAttggcttcttttcttttcttccctagGGCAAACACGCCAAAAGTGAACTTTGGAGCCAGCACCGCCACTTCAGCTCCTGGAATCACGGGGGGCTTTTCTTTTGGTGCCCCTGCCGCAACCAGCACACCCTCgagccaggcagcagccccGTCTGGCTTTACctttggctctgctgccaccagcagcagcagctcggcTCCGTCTGGGACGACAGGAGGCTTCACCTTCTCCAGTGGCACCACGACCCAGGCGGGAACAGCCGGCTTCGGCATCGGCGCCGCGGCTCCGCAGGCAGCGCCGGCAGCGCCGACCTTTGGCACGGCCCCTGCggctgctgccaccaccagcACGGCcaccctgggagctgccacccCGTCAGCAGCGCCCTTCAGCCTTGGGGGGCAGCCCACAG GTCTAACCTTTGGGGCACTGCCTTcaacagcagccaccagcacaaCCACGGCAACGCTGACCACAAGTACCAGCCAGGCACCCACCCTGTCCTTTGGAAGCAAGCTTGGAG TCACATCCACAGCTGCCACCACGGCCtccaccaccagcaccacctCAGTGCTGGGCTCCACGGGCCCCTCCTTGTTTGCATCTTCTTCAGCCCCagcctcctccacctccaccaCGGGCCTCTCAC TTGGTGCCACTTCCACTGGTTCCACTGGGACAGCCAGTCTGGGCACACTTGGCTTTGGATTAAAAGTTCCTGGAACGACACCTGCCACAACAAGCACAGCCACTG ggactACTTCTGCTTCTGGCTTTCCTTTGAATCTGAAGCCATTGACTACAACTGGTGCCATTGGAGCTGTCACCTCCACAGCTGCCACAACCACAACCACCACAACCAG TGCCCCCCCAGTGATGACTTATGCCCAGCTGGAGAGTTTGATCAACAAGtggagcctggagctggaagaCCAAGAGAAGCACTTCCTCCATCAAGCTACACAAGTCAATGCCTGGGACCGGATGCTGATAGAGAATGGAGAGAAG ATTACTTCGTTACACAGAGAAGTAGAGAAGGTGAAGGTTGATCAGAAGAG actGGATCAGGAACTGGACTTCATTCTGTcccagcagaaggagctggaggactTGCTGACCCCTCTGGAGGAGTCTGTGAAGGAGCAGAGCGGGACCATCTACCTGCAGCACGCGGATGAGGAACGGGAGAGGAC ctACAAACTGGCTGAAAACATCGATGCTCAGCTGAAGCGCATGGCACAAGATCTGAAGGAC ATCATTGATCACTTGAACACATCAGGAGGCCCAGCAGACACAAGTGACCCG ctTCAGCAGATCTGTAAAATTTTGAATGCACACATGGATTCCCTGCAGTGGATTGACCAGAACTCAG ctgtgctgcagagaaaggTGGAAGAGGTGACAAAAGTTTGTGAGAGTCGCCGTAAGGAGCAGGAGCGCAGCTTTCGGATCACCTTTGATTGA
- the NUP62CL gene encoding nucleoporin-62 C-terminal-like protein isoform X1, which translates to MTSDSSCMESVVRIGHKPGQVRIPLKGGFCCQQVVREKASCGLEWMCVSSRLASFLFFPRANTPKVNFGASTATSAPGITGGFSFGAPAATSTPSSQAAAPSGFTFGSAATSSSSSAPSGTTGGFTFSSGTTTQAGTAGFGIGAAAPQAAPAAPTFGTAPAAAATTSTATLGAATPSAAPFSLGGQPTGLTFGALPSTAATSTTTATLTTSTSQAPTLSFGSKLGVTSTAATTASTTSTTSVLGSTGPSLFASSSAPASSTSTTGLSLGATSTGSTGTASLGTLGFGLKVPGTTPATTSTATGTTSASGFPLNLKPLTTTGAIGAVTSTAATTTTTTTSAPPVMTYAQLESLINKWSLELEDQEKHFLHQATQVNAWDRMLIENGEKITSLHREVEKVKVDQKRLDQELDFILSQQKELEDLLTPLEESVKEQSGTIYLQHADEERERTYKLAENIDAQLKRMAQDLKDITEHLNTSRGPADTSDPLQQICKILNAHMDSLQWIDQNSAVLQRKVEEVTKVCESRRKEQERSFRITFD; encoded by the exons ATGACAAGTGACAGCAGCTGCATGGAGTCTGTTGTCAGAATTGGACACAAGCCTGGCCAGGTGCGCATCCCTTTGAAAGGAGGTTTCTGCTGTCAGCAAGTGGTCAGGGAGAAAGCCAGCTGTGGGCTTGAGTGGATGTGTGTCTCAAGCAGAttggcttcttttcttttcttccctagGGCAAACACGCCAAAAGTGAACTTTGGAGCCAGCACCGCCACTTCAGCTCCTGGAATCACGGGGGGCTTTTCTTTTGGTGCCCCTGCCGCAACCAGCACACCCTCgagccaggcagcagccccGTCTGGCTTTACctttggctctgctgccaccagcagcagcagctcggcTCCGTCTGGGACGACAGGAGGCTTCACCTTCTCCAGTGGCACCACGACCCAGGCGGGAACAGCCGGCTTCGGCATCGGCGCCGCGGCTCCGCAGGCAGCGCCGGCAGCGCCGACCTTTGGCACGGCCCCTGCggctgctgccaccaccagcACGGCcaccctgggagctgccacccCGTCAGCAGCGCCCTTCAGCCTTGGGGGGCAGCCCACAG GTCTAACCTTTGGGGCACTGCCTTcaacagcagccaccagcacaaCCACGGCAACGCTGACCACAAGTACCAGCCAGGCACCCACCCTGTCCTTTGGAAGCAAGCTTGGAG TCACATCCACAGCTGCCACCACGGCCtccaccaccagcaccacctCAGTGCTGGGCTCCACGGGCCCCTCCTTGTTTGCATCTTCTTCAGCCCCagcctcctccacctccaccaCGGGCCTCTCAC TTGGTGCCACTTCCACTGGTTCCACTGGGACAGCCAGTCTGGGCACACTTGGCTTTGGATTAAAAGTTCCTGGAACGACACCTGCCACAACAAGCACAGCCACTG ggactACTTCTGCTTCTGGCTTTCCTTTGAATCTGAAGCCATTGACTACAACTGGTGCCATTGGAGCTGTCACCTCCACAGCTGCCACAACCACAACCACCACAACCAG TGCCCCCCCAGTGATGACTTATGCCCAGCTGGAGAGTTTGATCAACAAGtggagcctggagctggaagaCCAAGAGAAGCACTTCCTCCATCAAGCTACACAAGTCAATGCCTGGGACCGGATGCTGATAGAGAATGGAGAGAAG ATTACTTCGTTACACAGAGAAGTAGAGAAGGTGAAGGTTGATCAGAAGAG actGGATCAGGAACTGGACTTCATTCTGTcccagcagaaggagctggaggactTGCTGACCCCTCTGGAGGAGTCTGTGAAGGAGCAGAGCGGGACCATCTACCTGCAGCACGCGGATGAGGAACGGGAGAGGAC ctACAAACTGGCTGAAAACATCGATGCTCAGCTGAAGCGCATGGCACAAGATCTGAAGGACATCACTGAGCACTTGAACACATCGA GAGGCCCAGCAGACACAAGTGACCCG ctTCAGCAGATCTGTAAAATTTTGAATGCACACATGGATTCCCTGCAGTGGATTGACCAGAACTCAG ctgtgctgcagagaaaggTGGAAGAGGTGACAAAAGTTTGTGAGAGTCGCCGTAAGGAGCAGGAGCGCAGCTTTCGGATCACCTTTGATTGA